The Thermus albus genomic sequence TAGGTGCGGCTCACCGTGGCCTCGGGGGAGCCGGGCTGCATGCGCTCCAGGCGTTTTAGCTCCTTGAGGGCCTTTTCCTTTACGGCCTCCGGCATGCCCTTCTTCTCTATGCGCTCCCGGAGCTCCTCCATTTCGCTTAGGAAGTCCTCCCCGCCCCCAAGCTCCCTTTGGATGGCCTTCATCTGCTCCCGGAGGTAGTACTCCCTTTGGTTTTGGTCCATCTGCTCCTTGACCCGGGCGGCGATCTTCTTGTCCAGCTCAAAGCGCTCCAGGTCCCTAAGGAGGAGGGCCAACACCTTTTTCAACCGCTCCTCCACCTCCGGGGTTTCCAGGATAGCCTGTTTGTCCGGAAGTTCCCAGGTGGCGTGGTGGGCTACCAGATCCGCCAGGATGGCGGGGTCCAGGGTGCTTTTGATGGCCTCCTGCTGGTAGCGGTCCAGGCGCAGGGTCTTGTGGTTTTGCAGGTAGCGTTCAAAGGCCTCCTGCACCTCGTTCACCAGGACCCGGGCCAGGCCTGGGTCCTGGAGGGGGGGCTCGGAAAGCACCTCCCCAATGGCCCTGAGGTAGGGGGCGGCCACGTAGGAGAGAAGCTTTGCCCGGTTCCTGGCCTCCACCATCACCTGCAGGGTGCCGTCCGGCAGGCGCATGGCCTGCTTCACCACCGCTAGGGTGCCTACCTCATAGAGGTCCTCAGGGGTGGGGTCGTCCACCTCAGGGTCCTTCTGGGTGACCAGAAAGAGGTAGCGGTCGGCGTTTAAGGCTTCCTCCACCGCCCTTTTGCTCTTGGGGCGACCCACATCCACCGCGGTGGTGGTGTGGGGGAGGATCACGGTGTTCCTAAGGGGAAGTACGGGAAGTTCCAGGCGGAAGGCGTCCTTCATCTAAGACCTATCATAGCCATGGGGGATGAAAGATAAAACCCTGAAACCACGATCCCCCCAATTGTCCCGGGGGCTGGCTTCCAAGGGCCCTTTAGAAACCTACGGTCAGCATGGCCTTGGGATCCTTTAGGGTGAACACCCCGCCTTGGCTCGGCAGGCCTTGGACCTCGAGGCCCAACCAGAACCGGCCTTGGGCCACCCCCTGGGTGAGGTTTCTGCCCCCAAGGGTAAGGGGGGCGCTGGCGCTCTCCTCAAACCGGGCTTCCCCTGCCCTTTCGTCGTCGGCTCCGATGGGACAGAGGTAGGCTTGGCCTAGGTCCTGGCAGGCACTGGGATCTTTTAGGCGCACGTAAAAACCCAGAGTGGTGCTGAGGGGTTGGTTTGCCTCGAGGGTGCCCAGGATTACGACGCTCTTCGGGGCCACGGGGGGAGGAGAAAAGCTTAGGGGGTCCTTTTTATAAAGGATCATCCCTTGGGTGTTTGGCAGGGGCGGTACTTGGAAAGTTTGCGAAGGCAAGTCCACAGTGATGGTGTAGGAGCAAGCTGCTAGGAGCAAGAGGCCTATCAGGGAAAGGGTTAGGAGGCTTCTCATAAGGCCATCTTTAACCTCACCTGGGAGAGGAGTCAAGGTAGCATGGGCTCGTATGCACCGCCTGCTTTTTGCCCTGGACCCGGAGGAAGCCCATGAGCTCACCCTGAGGTTCCTTTCCCTGTGGTCGGAAAGGGGACCCCTTTTGGAGCTCCCCGCCAGGTTCCTCCGGGTGGAGGAGCCAAGGCTCCGGGTGGAGGCCTTTGGGCTCAGTTTTCCCAACCCCTTGGGCCTTGCGGCGGGCATGGACAAGGACGCCCGGGCCCTGGGGGCCTGGTGGGCCTTGGGCTTCGGCTTTGCCGAGGTGGGCACCCTCACCCCAAGGCCCCAGGAGGGAAACCCCAGGCCCAGGCTTTTCCGGCTGGTGGAGGACCGGGCCCTCATCAACCGCATGGGCTTCAACAACCGGGGGGCGGAGGCGGCGGCAAGAAGGCTAAGGGGCTTCCGGGAAAGGGGCCTTGCGCTCCCTATAGGGGTAAACCTGGGGAAGAACCGGGATACCCCCTTGGAAAGGGCGGCGGAAGACTACCTCGAGGCCCTAAGGGTCCTCGAGCCCCACGGGGACTACTTTGTCATCAATGTGAGTTCCCCTAACACTCCGGGGCTTAGGGCCCTTCAGGAAGGCCCTTTTTTGGACGAGCTCCTCTCCCGGCTCCGCCCGGCCACCCCTAAGCCCCTCCTCCTCAAGGTGGCTCCCGATCTCACCTGGGAGGCCTTGGATCAGGTGGTGGAGCTTTGCCGAAAGCACGGGCTAGAGGGCCTGGTGGCGGTGAACACCACCTTGGAGCGCCCGGGCCTAAAAAGCCCCTGGGCCCGCGAGGCCGGGGGGCTTTCGGGAAGGCCTCTAAAGGGAAAGGCCCTGGAGGTGTTGCGCCACCTGGCTTCAGCAAGGGACCTGACCCTGGTCAGCGTGGGCGGTGTGGAAGGCCCGGAGGATGTGTGGGAGCGGCTTAAGCTGGGGGCCAGGCTGGTGCAGGTCTATACGGGGTTTGTCTATGGGGGCCCCCTTTTCCCCCGCCGGGTGCTGAAGGGCCTTTTGAGGATCATGGAGGCGGAGGGGGTGAGGAGCCTAACGGATATATTCCCTAAGCGGGAAGGGCGCTCGTAGACATCGGCCGCATGGATGCAGGGGCAGGAAGACCCTTCCTTGGGGCGGATGCGGTCCACCGCCTTTTGGCGGCGGTAGATGGGCGGGGCCTCCCACCCATTCCAGCCCTAGCCCCTACTCTAGCGCCTGGTGCACCGCCCGCCCCTCCACCAGGGTCAGGACCGGCCACCCTCCCAAGATCCAGCCTGCCCACGGGGAATAGCGGGCTTTGGAGGCGAAGGCCTTAGGGTCCACGGGGCGCTCCTTGGGGTCCAGAAGGACCAGGCTGGCTTCGGCGCCCTCCTCCAGGTGCAGGGGCTTGAGGCCGAGGACCTTCCTTGGGCCATCGGTGAAAAGCTCCACTAGGCGGCTTAGGGGGAAGCCCCGCTTCAGGTGAAGCTCGGTGTAAAGGAGGGGGAAGGCCACCTCGAGGCTAGGGATGCCGAAGGGGGCCCTGAGGAGGTCCCTTTCCTTTTCCGCCTGGGTGTGGGGGGCGTGGTCGGTGGCGATGGCGTCCAGTGTGCCGTCCAGAAGCCCCTCCATAAGGGCTTCCCGGTCCTCTTGGGTGCGGAGGGGTGGGGCTACCTTAAAGAGGGGATCAAAGGATTTTAAAGCTTCCTCGGTGAGGGTTAGGTGGTGGGGCGTGGCCTCGGCAGTCACGGGAAGCCCGGCCCTTTTGGCCTCCCGAAGGAGCTCTAGCCCCCGCTTGGTGGAGAGGTGCTGGATGTGGAGGTGGGGTCTCTTCTTTCCCCGGCGCACCGCGTAGCGGAGGACCTCGAGGTCCCGGGCAATGCGGGCAGCCTCGGCCTCGGGCGGGTTTCCGGGAAGGCCCAGGAGGTCGGCCAGAGGACCGTCGTTCATTACCCCGCCCCGGCGCAAGGAGGCATCCTCTGCATGCACCGCCACGGGCAGGCCAAAGGGGGAGGCCTGCAAGAGCCCTGCCGCCAGAACCCCGGCGTCCTCATTGGTGTGGCCGTCGTCGGTGAGGAGGGAGGCCCCAGCCTCCTTTAGGAGGCCGGCCTCCGTGAGGGCCTTTCCCTCTTGGGCTTGGGTTAGGGCCGCGGCCGGGTGGAGCCGGGCCAGCCCCAGGGCCTGGGCCTTCTTCTGAAGGGCCCGTACCGCCTCGGGGGTGTCCACGGGCGGGGAGGTGTTGGGCATGGAGACGATATCCGTATACCCGCCCCGCACGGCGGCAAGAAGCCCCGTGGAAAGCTCCTCCTTCACCTCCTGGCCCGGTTCCCTAAGGTGGGCGTGGAGGTCCACAAAGCCAGGGGCAAGGTAAAGGCCCCTGCCATCCATGACCGTTTCCGCCTTCCCGCCATTAAGGCTCAGGATCCGGCCTTCCCCGATGAGTACGTCCACAGGACCCCTTTCCCCAAGGGCGTCCACCAGCTTGACGTTTTTGATGAGCAACATTCCGTGCCTCCTCTGGCCCTACCGCTCTTTCCCCACGAGAAGGTGGTAGAGGACCGCCATGCGTACCGCTTGGCCATTTCGCACCTGGCGGTTCACCAGGCTTCTTTCCGAGTCCGCCAGCGTGCCCTCCAGCTCTATGTCCCGGTTCATGGGGCCAGGATGAAGAAGGGGGGCGCTGGGTTTCGTCTTTCTTAGGCGTTCTTCCGTCACCTGGTAGTGGGCGATGTAGTCCTGGAGGTGGATAAGACCTGCCTCCATGCGCTCCTTCTGGAGCCTTAGGACCATGACCGCATCCGCCTCCGCTAGGGCCTCCTCCAGATGGGGGGTGAGCCTAGCCCCGGGAAGGGTTTGGGGGAGAAGGGTGGGGGGGCCCGCCACCCAGACCTCGGCCCCGAGGAGGGGCAGGAGCTCCACGTTGGAGCGGGCCACCCGGGAGTGGAGGATATCCCCCACGATGGCGATCTTTTTGCCCTCCAGGGTGCCCAGGGCCTCCAGGAGGGTGTAGGCGTCCAAGAGGGCCTGGGTGGGGTGGGCCCGGCGCCCGTCCCCGCCGTTGATGACCACGCCCTTCACCCAGCGGGTGGCCTGGTGGGGAACCCCGGCGCTATCGGCCCGGATGACGTAGGCGTCTATGCCCATGGCCTCGAGGGTGAGGAGGGTATCCTTGTAGCTTTCCCCCTTCTGCAGGCTGCTCGCCTGAGCGGCAAAGGAGACCACATCCGCGGACATGCGCCTGGCGGCCAGCTCAAAGGAGATGCGGGTGCGGGTGGAGGGTTCAAAGAAGACGGTGGCCACGGTGAAGCCTTGGAGAGCGGGCACCTTCTTCACTGGCCTTTCCAGCACCTCAGACATGACCCGGGCGGTGTCCAGGAGGTTTTCCACCTCGGGCCGGGTCCAGCCCTGGAAGTCCAAGAGGTGCCTCATGCCTCCTCCCTTTCCCAAAGCTCCACCCGATCCTCGCCGTCCACTTCCGAGAGTTTCACCTTCACCACCTCGTTTCTGGCGGTGGGCACGTTCTTGCCCACGAAATCGGCCCGGATGGGGAGCTCCCTATGCCCCCGGTCCACCAGGACCGCCAGGTAGATGCGCCTAGGGCGGCCCAGGTCCATGAGGGCATCCAGGGCAGCCCGGGCGGTGCGGCCGGTGTAGAGCACGTCGTCCACCAGGACCAAGGCCTTCCCCGTGATGTCAAAGGGGATCCGGGTTTCCCGCACCTGGGGCCTGACCCCGATTTCCGAAAGGTCATCCCGGTATAGGGTGATGTCCAAAATCCCTACCGGCACCTCCTTCCCCTCAAACTCCCGGATGTAGCGGGCGATGCGCTCCGCCAAGGGGATGCCCCGGGTGTGGATGCCGATGAGGGCCAGCCCTTCCACACCCTTATTGGCTTCCACAATCTCGTGGGCGATGCGGTAGAGGGCTCGGCGCATCTCCTCGGCGTTTAAAAGCTCGGCCTTAAAGCGCACGGTTCACCTCCAAAAAGAAGCGGAGGCCAAAGCCTCCGCTCGGCTTCTGCTCTTTATCTTCACGAAATCGCATTCTTCCTCTCCTTTCCGGCCTCGCGGGACCGGTTTAAAGGCCGCCCTTACCTTACCTCCTCTTCTTGGGAGGGTGCAAGAGGCCAACCCGCCTAAGGCCTTGGCCAAAGGCGGGTGGTACGCCGGGTCTCCCACTCTGCCGCTTAGGCAAAGTGGGTGGTACTAGGCTGCCCGGGGTTTCTCCCGGGCGATGCTTAGGGCCAGAATCCCCACCAGGACGCCCACGATGATAGCGTTCCACATGGCGTTCCCCATGCCGCTGAAGCCCAGGATCCAAGGGGAGAGGATGAGCCAGACGCCCAAGACCACGTTCACCCATTCCTCCCACATGGGGCCACCCCGGAGGTGCAAAAGGGCCATAAGCCCCACCACCACCCCGATGATGACCGTGTTCCACATGGCGGCCGGGGTGCCGCTAAAGCCCAAAAGCCACGGGGAAAGGATGAGCCAGACGCCAAGGACCAGGTTGGCCCAATCCTGCCAGCGCTGCATTTGCCCACCTCCTTTCCCCTTTACGATAGACCACCTTCCCCCCGGGGAATAGTGCAAAAGGTCACCCTTTTTTGCCCAAGGGACGGAGGTACCGCCACGCGGTCCAGAGGAGGACAGCGGCGAAGACCAGGCGTAAGGTGGCCTCGGGCAGGAAATGGGCCACCTCACCCCCAAGAAAGGTTCCCAGAAGCACCCCGGGAACCAACCCGGGGGCAAGAAGGGCATCCACGTTGCCCAGACGGTAATGGGCGTAGGCCCCCACCAGGCTGGCGGGGACCATGGCCAGAAGGCTCGTGCCCTGAGCGGTGTGCTGGTCCATGCCCAGGAGGAGCACCATGGCCGGTACCATGATGGTCCCTCCTCCCACCCCCATCATCCCGGAGAGGAAACCGGTGAAGCCTCCTGCCAGGAGAAGGGTTAGGTCTTCCCAGATTTCACCCCGCACCAGGCCCAAGGGGGCCAGGTAGGGTTTCAGGAGCAGCAAAAAGGAGACCCCAAGGAGGAACCAGCCAAAGGCCCGCTTAAGATCCTTCTCCGCCAGGCTGTGGGCATAGCGGGCCCCAAAGCGGGCGGTGAGGATGGCCGTGGCAGCCAGAAACAAGGCCGCCTTCAAGCTCAAGGAACCTTGTAGCCCATAGGTGAAAGCTCCCACGAGCCCGGTGAAGAAAACCGCCACCAGGCTGGTGCCGTGGGCTTTGTGCTGGGTTAGCCGCAAAAGCCCCACCATGAGGGGAATCATCACCGTGCCCCCCCCAAGCCCCACAAGTCCCCCAAACCCCCCACCGAGAAGGCCGATGACGAAGCCCATGGGGCTCATACTACCGGGTTTGGGGGCTCTTTTCCCTCCAAAGCCGCGAGCAGGTTTCCCACCGCCATCCCGGCCCTGCGCTCCCGGGTCCTTCTTCCCGCCTGGCCGATATGGGGCGTCACCCCCACCTTGGGCAAGGTATAGAGGGGCTCACGATCCCGGGCGTGGCCAGGAGCTTCTCCCGGGCAAAATGGAGGGAGGGAAGGGATTTGGGGGTGTGGCTGGTGTAGACCCTCCACCGGCCGAAGGCCTTGGGTGGCCTCTAAGCCCCGGCAAAGGAAAGCTCGGCCACCGCCACCAAAGGGCTTCCGAAGGCTGCCCCCATCACCTCCCACTCCACCTCTTCCCCTACGGCCTCTATGGCCTGGAGAAGTTCCAGGAGGTTCCCGGCCACGGCGAAGTTTTCCACCGCGTACCGCACCTCCCCCTCCTCCACCCATAGCCCCAGGGCCTGGAGGGAAAAGTCCAGGCTCACGGGGTTGGCCCCGGCGTGGAGGCCCATGAACTCGGTTATCAGGACCCCCTTTTCCAGGTGCAGGTTGCCCACGGGTTCCAGATACAGGTTGGTGGGGGCCACGTCCAAAACCCCGCGGTAGGTGCGGAAGGCGTGGCCGGTGTTCTCCTGTCCCAAAGCCTTTGCGGTTTCCGTGTTGTGAAGAAAGGTCTTGAAGACGCCCTTTTCCACCACCACCGTGCGCCGGGCCGGGGTGCCTTCGGCGTCAAAGGGCCGGGAGACCAAGCCCTTTTCCAGGGTGGGGTCGTCCACCAAGGTGACCCACTCCGAGGCGATCCTTTCCCCAAGGCGATTTAGAAAGCGGCTTTTGCCCTCCAGGGCGCTTTTGCCGGAAAGGGACCGGGAGAGCACGTAGAGAAGCCCCGCCACGGCCTTGGGCTCCAGGTAGGCCCGGTAGCGGCCCGTGGGGAGGGGTTTGGCGTTTAGGAGCCTTGCGGTCTTCTCCCGGATCTCCAAGGCGGTGCGGCCAGGGTCTAGGGCGTGGAACTCCTTGGCCAGCCGAAAGTCCCAGCCTTGCTTGAGGCTATTGCCCTCCGCCATCACCAGGCTTCCCCCCATCCCGGCAAGCCCGGTGCGGAAGGCTCCCTCGGTACCCAGGGTGCTGGCCAGGGCCACCCGGACCTCCTTTTCCATATAACCCCCCATGAGGACGCTTTGGGTCCTGGGGTCTTCCCTCAGAGTCCTTTCCAGCTCCAGGGCACCTTGCTTCTTGGCCTCGAGGGGAGCAGAAAGCCCCTCTCCCAAGAGGTCATGGCTTCCCAGGGCCTGCCCCAGAGGGAGGGTGCCCTCCTTGCCGGAAAGCAGGGCGTTATCCCGGGCTTCCGAGAGGGCCCAGTCCAAGGCTTCGGGGGAGAGCTCTTCCGTATAGGCGTAGCCCAGCCGACCCTGCACCAGGACCCTTAGGCCAATACCCCCCTGCCGGGCCTCCTTGATCTCCTCTAGGGTGCCCTGCCGGGCCCTTAGGGAAAGCTCCCGTTCCTCCTGGAAAAGGACCTCCGCCTCGAGGCCCAGCTCCTTGGCCCGCCTTAACAGGTACCGTTTGGCTTCCTCCAGGGTCATGCCCTACCTCCCACCACCATCTCCGAGACCAGCACATGGGGCTGGCCCACCTCCACCGGCACCATCCCCGATAGGCTTCCGCACATGCCGGGGGCGTTTTCCCAGTCCTTGGCTACGGCCACCACCTTCCTGATGGTCTCGGGCCCCTTGCCCACCAGCATGGCCCCGCGGACGGGCTCCTCCAAGCGGCCGTGGCGGATGATGTACCCCTCCTGCACGGCGAAGTTGTACTCCCCCGAGCCCGGCTTCACCTGCCCGCCCCCCAGATCCTTGGCGTAAAGGCCAAACTCCACGCTGGCGATGAGCTCCTCCACCTCCTTGTCGCCCGGGGCGATGAAGGTGTTGCGCATCCTCGAGGTGGGGGCCAGGGTGTAGTCCTGCCTGCGGCCCGAGCCGGTCATGGGATAACCGGTGAGGAGGTGGCCCAGGCGGTCCACCATGTAGCTTCTCAAGATGCCCTTCTCTATCAGCACCGTCCGCTTTGTGGGGTGTCCCTCGTCGTCCACCTCCGTGGAGCCCCAGGCGTGGGGCAGGGTGCCATCGTCCACATAGGTGACCACGGGGCTTGCCACCATCTCCCCCAGCTTGTCCGCCAGGACGCTGGCCTTTTTGGCCACGCTGGTGGTCTCCAGGAGGTGGCCTAAGGCCTCGTGGAAGATGACCCCGCCGAAGGCGTTCCCCACCACCACGGGCATGGTCCCCGCGGGGGCGGGCCTGGCCCTTAGGTTGGTGAGGGCCTGGCGGGCGGCCTTGGCCCCCACCTCCTGGGGCGGATAGAGGTCAAAGAGTTCCAGCCCCACGCTTTTGCCGGGGGCGGCGTAACCGGTCTGGACCTCCGTGCCCTCCTGGGCCACCGCCAGCACGTAAAGCCTTGTGCGGACCCTTTTCTCCTCAGCCCAGGTGCCCTCGGTGTTGGCGATCAAGACCTCCTGTTCCCATTCCTGGAGGCTGGCCTCCACCTGCTGGATCTCGGGGGCGATCCGGGCCCCGGCCTCGGCCTCCAATAGCCTTTCCAAGCGGAAGCGCTTGTCCCTTTCCCCATAGGGCACCTTGGGGGTGTGGAGGCCTTGGGGGAAGGCCTTGCGGAAGTCCAGGCCCCCAGCCCCCCGTTCGTCCACCTTCCCCAGGGTCCCTTTGGCCCGAAGCAGGGTCTCCAGGGCTTCTTGAAGCCCTTCTTGGGTGAGCTGGTTGGTGTAGGCGTAGACCACCTCGGTGCCGAAGAAAAGCCTTAAACCCGCCCCGTAGTCCAGCCCCGAGATGGCCTCCTCCAGCCTGCCATAGCGCACGGTCATGCGCCTTCTTTTGGAGCGCTCCACGTAGACTTCCCCAAAGTCGGCCCCGCCCTTGAGGGCCTTTTTGAGAAGGCCTGCCACCACGTCCGGATGCAGCATGGGCTAAGCCTATCCCGGAACTGACCCGCGAGTCAACCGCTGGGGGCACGGGTGCCTAGCCCCGGGGAAGGGTGTTCAGAAGGGTATGGACCGCCCTCTCCAGGGCCAGCCAAGGGTCTTTGCCCTCCTTGGCCCGGCGTTCCCCTGCTATGAGGGCTTCCAGGCTGGCCTTGAGGGCGTTTCCTGAGAGGCTTCGGGCCAGCTCCATTGCCCGCTTGGCCGCGTAGGGGTGGGCCTCGAGGCGGGCCAAATCCCCTTCCGTGGGCCTAGGGTTTTCCTTCAGGAGCATCCAGGCCCGGGCCAGAAGGGCAAACTGCCAGGCGAAGGCCCCAAGGAGCCTTAAGGGCTCCTCGCCCTCTTCCTTTAGCCGCTTTAGGTGGCGGAAGACTTTTTGAGCATCCCCTTCCAGCACGGCCCGCACCAGATCAAACCCCGTGACCGGAGGCCTTAGGGCCACCACCCTTTCCACCTTTTCCAAGGTCAGGGGAGGCGTAAGGAGGGCCAGCTTCTCCAGCTCCCTTTCCAGGGCCTCGAGGTCCCCCTCCAGGGAGGCCAGGTACTGGACTATGCCCGCAGGCAGCCTTAACCCTAAGCGCTTGGCCCGGTTTTCCAGGTGGCGCACCAGGTCCTTGCCCTTAGGGGTGGGGAAGTCCCGCCTTTCCCGGGTGCGGTAGAAGGCGGCCCGGGAGGAAGTGGGCTTGGGGTCCAGAAGGAGTACCGTCACCCCCTCGGCTACCTGTTCCAATAAGGGTTTTATGGCCTTCCACTCCCCTTCGCCCACCTCCCTCAGGTCCATCATGGCCCCAGCTTCCCCAAAAAGCCCTGGGCTTAAGGCCTCGGCTAAGGCCTCGGGGGTGGGTTCGGTGAAGCGGGTTAGCCCCCTCAGTTGGGCTTCTCTAAGGAGCTCTTCCCTAGCCAAAAAGGGGTCCCCGGTGAAGGCGATGACCATGGCCTAAAAGGCACTAAGCCCCGTGGCCTCCCGGCCTAGGACCAGGGTGTGGATGTCGTGGGTGCCCTCATAAGTGTAGACGGTTTCCAGGTTGAGCATGTGGCGGATGGCGTGGTATTCCAAGGTGATGCCGCTTCCCCCCAGGATGTCCCGGGCCAGGCGGGCGGCCTTCAGGGCCTTCATCACGTTTTGCCGCTTGGCCAGGGAAACCTGGGCCGGCGTTAGCTTTCCCTCGTCCTTAAGCCGGGCCAGGCGCCAGGCCAGGAGGAGGCCCTCCGTGTGGTCGGAGAGCATCTCCGCCAGCTTGGCCTGGACCAGCTGCTTCTTGGCGATGGGCTCGCCGAAGGTGCTGCGGCTTTTGGCGAACTCCAGGGCCTCGGTATATACCGCTTCCAACGCACCCAAGACGCCCCAGGCGATGCCGAAGCGGGCCTGGGTGAGGCAGGAGAGGGGGGCTTTGAGCCCCTCCGCCTTGGGTAGGCGCAAGGCCTCGGGCACCCGGACGTCCTCCAGGACCAGCTCGCTGGTCACCGAGGCCCTTAGGCTCATCTTGTGCTTCACCTCCCGGGCCTGGAAGCCAGGGGTATCCGTGGGGACGATGAAGCCAAGAACCTTCCCCTCTTCGTCCTTGGCCCATATGAGGGCGATGTGGGCCAGGTTGCCGTTGGTGATCCACATCTTGCTGCCGTTTAGGACCCAGGTGTCCCCCTCTCGGCGGGCCGTGGTGCGCATGTTGCCGTAGGGATCGGAGCCGCCATCGGGTTCCGTGAGGCCGAAAGCCCCCACCATCTCCCCCCGGGCCAGCTTGGGCAGGAACTCCCGCTTCTGCTCCTCGCTGCCGAAGGCGTAGATGGGGTACATGACCAAGGAACTCTGCACGCTGACAAAGCTCCTAAGCCCTGAGTCCACCCGCTCCAGCTCGTAGGCGATGAGGCCATAGGCGGCGCTGGAAACCCCTGCCCCCCCGTACTCCGGGGGCAGGGTGGGGCCTAGGAAGCCCAGCTCCGCGAACCGGGGTATGAGGTGGGTGGGGAAGACCCCTTCCTCCCACCAGCCGCGGATATAGGGCAGGGCCTCCTTTTCCAGGAAACGACGGGCGGCCTTTTGGATCTCCTTCTCCTCCGGGGTAAGGAGGTCTTCTAGGGCGTAGAAGTCCAGCATGGGGCACCTCGAGGGCCAGTCTACCGGAAAGGGGCGTGCGCCACCCTACCTCAGTTTGCCTCGAGGTGGGGTGGCACTAGAGCATTCCCGCCAGGAAGCCCTCCTCCCGGATGGTGCGCAACAGGTCCATCACCGTGAGGACCTGGGGGTCGTACTCCACCAGGACCTGGGCGGGGCCGGTGGCCTGGACCTCGGAGGTTCCCTCCAGGTTCCGCAAGGCCGCAAGGATCCGCTCCATCCCCTCTGGGGTAGGCTCCCCCCGGATGCCGATAAGGACGCGGTTCATGCCCCTATTCTAGGACGCCCCGGGCCTCCCCCCTTGCCCCCCGGCTTCCCAGGATGCGCACCGCCAACACTAAAGGGCCTATGTGGAAGCCTTGGGCCTCTAGAGCCCTCTTGAGGGCTTCCCGGCTTGGGTCCAGGTGCAGGGCCACCTCGTAGACCCCGGCGTCGTAGGCGCTTTTCACCACTGCCGCCAGGAGGCCTTCCAGGGTGGCCTGGTCCTGGCCCTCCACCCGGTTTACCAGGACCGTGGTGGCCTCCCCCTGCCAAACCGCTTGCGCCAGGGCGAAGCCCTTGGGCTCCTCCCCTTCCTCCGCCAGGAAGGAGTGCCCGGTGCGGGCGAAAAAGCGCACCGCTCCCCGGCTTAGGGGCCGGTTTCCCGCCACCCGGTTCAGGAGATCCAGATCCAGCTCGCTAAAGGGACGGAAGCGCATGGGTCCATTATGCTTCTTGGGCCTGGGGCCTTTGGCGGAAGAGGAAGGCCTCGAGG encodes the following:
- a CDS encoding acyl-CoA dehydrogenase family protein; the encoded protein is MLDFYALEDLLTPEEKEIQKAARRFLEKEALPYIRGWWEEGVFPTHLIPRFAELGFLGPTLPPEYGGAGVSSAAYGLIAYELERVDSGLRSFVSVQSSLVMYPIYAFGSEEQKREFLPKLARGEMVGAFGLTEPDGGSDPYGNMRTTARREGDTWVLNGSKMWITNGNLAHIALIWAKDEEGKVLGFIVPTDTPGFQAREVKHKMSLRASVTSELVLEDVRVPEALRLPKAEGLKAPLSCLTQARFGIAWGVLGALEAVYTEALEFAKSRSTFGEPIAKKQLVQAKLAEMLSDHTEGLLLAWRLARLKDEGKLTPAQVSLAKRQNVMKALKAARLARDILGGSGITLEYHAIRHMLNLETVYTYEGTHDIHTLVLGREATGLSAF
- a CDS encoding heavy-metal-associated domain-containing protein, whose amino-acid sequence is MNRVLIGIRGEPTPEGMERILAALRNLEGTSEVQATGPAQVLVEYDPQVLTVMDLLRTIREEGFLAGML
- a CDS encoding DUF1999 family protein, which encodes MRFRPFSELDLDLLNRVAGNRPLSRGAVRFFARTGHSFLAEEGEEPKGFALAQAVWQGEATTVLVNRVEGQDQATLEGLLAAVVKSAYDAGVYEVALHLDPSREALKRALEAQGFHIGPLVLAVRILGSRGARGEARGVLE